One genomic window of Ruminococcus gauvreauii includes the following:
- a CDS encoding MobA/MobL family protein, with product MQCRKEVLLIARNSFIQMSKLTNLKGRINYISSHARQENLYAVYETTDRKFWSELAKCNQEEFNKSGTEGKCIESRELIIALPESFVEYVPSGLLEIFTNHFKRNYGVECIAALHHNKRKTNYHIHLIFSERKLLGMPKEKVATRNMLYDENGKHVRTKKEILDDSGQMRAGCKIIPKGEVYEQKIFTIKDSRFKSEGFLDEVKKSYTDLVNIYVRDDKEKLKMFDRNGAYLPMKKIGKNNPKAEQVKADNLQRKRWNQTVDRALVSGVPEQKIIEVRKVEIGRKANQSIRQSGCQPDLFANIVLMAIRVLELLITQVINLPKKFVKKVEEESTKPEQISSVNWSEQTEKVTEVVEEEIPARPKKSARVEEYPRLEKIHVKLQQQNKAIFQKEQNLRNLETELQECKGIFKEKRRKELQGEIEQAKEQLELMKQRLTDIVTSHGYQNVRAFLVEYEKSRAEYEWYKCNVSDWERTYGEGREQQPRSIRARLKQHEEQIKQRERNRPSVQKRDRGAR from the coding sequence ATGCAGTGCAGGAAAGAGGTGTTGCTTATAGCAAGAAATTCATTTATACAGATGTCGAAATTGACAAATCTGAAAGGTAGAATTAACTATATATCCAGCCATGCCAGACAGGAAAATCTGTATGCTGTTTATGAAACTACAGACCGAAAATTTTGGAGTGAATTGGCAAAGTGCAATCAAGAAGAATTTAATAAAAGTGGGACGGAGGGAAAGTGTATTGAGTCCAGAGAATTGATTATTGCTCTGCCAGAGAGTTTTGTAGAGTATGTCCCGAGTGGACTATTGGAAATATTTACAAATCATTTCAAACGGAATTATGGTGTGGAGTGCATCGCAGCATTGCACCATAATAAACGTAAAACAAATTATCATATCCATCTTATTTTTTCTGAACGTAAGCTGTTGGGTATGCCAAAGGAGAAAGTTGCTACCAGAAATATGCTCTATGATGAAAATGGAAAGCACGTTAGAACCAAAAAGGAAATATTGGACGATAGCGGTCAGATGCGGGCAGGATGCAAAATTATTCCTAAAGGTGAGGTATACGAACAGAAGATTTTTACAATCAAGGACAGCCGATTTAAAAGTGAGGGGTTTTTGGATGAAGTAAAGAAGTCCTATACGGATCTCGTCAATATCTATGTGAGAGATGATAAAGAAAAATTAAAGATGTTTGACCGCAATGGGGCGTATCTTCCGATGAAAAAGATTGGAAAGAATAATCCGAAAGCAGAACAGGTAAAAGCTGATAATTTACAGAGAAAAAGGTGGAATCAGACTGTTGATAGGGCATTGGTAAGTGGGGTGCCAGAACAGAAGATTATAGAGGTCAGAAAGGTTGAGATTGGCAGGAAAGCCAATCAATCTATCCGACAGTCTGGTTGTCAGCCAGATTTGTTTGCAAATATTGTTTTGATGGCAATTAGGGTGTTGGAACTTCTGATCACACAGGTAATTAACTTGCCCAAGAAGTTTGTAAAGAAAGTGGAGGAGGAATCAACGAAGCCGGAGCAGATATCATCTGTAAATTGGTCAGAGCAAACAGAGAAGGTTACGGAAGTGGTAGAGGAGGAAATCCCGGCTAGACCGAAGAAGTCTGCTCGTGTGGAGGAATATCCAAGATTGGAAAAAATCCATGTGAAGCTACAACAGCAGAATAAGGCAATCTTCCAGAAAGAGCAAAACCTCAGAAATCTGGAAACGGAATTGCAGGAATGTAAAGGGATTTTCAAAGAAAAAAGACGCAAAGAACTGCAGGGAGAAATTGAACAGGCAAAGGAGCAACTAGAATTAATGAAGCAGAGATTGACTGATATTGTCACATCTCATGGTTATCAGAATGTGAGGGCATTTCTGGTAGAATATGAAAAATCAAGAGCTGAATATGAATGGTATAAGTGCAATGTTAGTGATTGGGAACGGACATATGGTGAGGGGAGAGAACAACAGCCGAGAAGCATACGTGCAAGGCTAAAACAACATGAAGAACAGATAAAACAAAGAGAACGTAACCGCCCCTCTGTACAGAAGCGAGACAGAGGGGCAAGATAA
- a CDS encoding DUF6017 domain-containing protein — protein sequence MAICSSQNTIVDQMAGIVITGNVIPQNWYRAIVKPTGKPYVEAIMILADIVYWYRPTEVRDEMTGQTTRLQKKFHGDLLQRSYQQISDQFGISKRQAARAIVALEELGVIRREFRDLKINGRSVNNVMYLELIPGRLQELTNPIQGDNESMSPILGRPAAKNNDRTIGKMETGRAGACDTNTKIYPEIINKEYSILSYQEELEQFKKQIDYDAIRLDMPYQAEQLDEIVSLAVEVLTTTKETIRVNKEERQTYLVQAQFRKLNIGHIRYVLDCLAHNITEVRNIKAMLITSLYNAVSTMGSYYMARVQHDMYGD from the coding sequence TTGGCAATCTGTTCCTCTCAGAATACTATCGTAGATCAAATGGCTGGCATTGTAATTACAGGAAATGTGATTCCACAGAATTGGTATAGGGCAATCGTCAAGCCAACTGGTAAACCATATGTAGAAGCAATTATGATATTAGCAGATATTGTATATTGGTATCGCCCCACAGAGGTCAGAGATGAAATGACCGGGCAGACAACAAGGTTACAGAAGAAGTTTCATGGAGATTTACTGCAAAGAAGCTATCAGCAAATATCAGACCAGTTTGGAATCTCAAAGAGACAAGCGGCAAGAGCAATCGTTGCACTAGAAGAATTGGGAGTTATACGAAGAGAATTTCGTGATCTAAAAATCAATGGGCGAAGTGTGAATAATGTAATGTATCTGGAATTGATACCGGGGAGATTGCAGGAATTAACAAACCCAATACAAGGTGATAATGAATCCATGTCACCAATTTTGGGGAGACCTGCTGCCAAAAACAATGATAGAACCATAGGAAAAATGGAGACAGGTCGTGCCGGGGCGTGTGATACAAATACAAAGATTTATCCAGAGATTATCAACAAAGAATATTCAATCTTATCGTATCAGGAAGAATTGGAACAATTTAAAAAGCAGATTGATTACGATGCGATACGATTGGATATGCCATATCAGGCAGAGCAGTTAGATGAAATTGTCTCTCTGGCAGTAGAGGTTTTGACAACAACAAAGGAAACCATACGTGTAAACAAAGAGGAACGGCAGACTTATCTGGTTCAAGCACAGTTTCGGAAATTGAATATAGGGCATATACGCTATGTATTAGACTGTCTGGCTCATAATATAACCGAGGTAAGGAATATTAAAGCAATGCTGATAACAAGCCTATATAACGCTGTATCGACTATGGGCAGCTATTATATGGCAAGGGTGCAGCATGATATGTATGGAGATTGA
- a CDS encoding plasmid mobilization protein, with product MSQKKKDDKNRWRNLTVAFRVSPEENEELNMRVKLSGAETKLEYIIQSVLHQQVIAKGNPLMLVTFRRELQHIEKELERLTSIDEMDSELLTPIRSMLEILEGFRKNSTGEKNNER from the coding sequence ATGTCCCAAAAGAAGAAAGATGATAAAAACAGGTGGCGCAATCTTACTGTAGCTTTCCGGGTATCACCCGAAGAAAATGAAGAATTGAATATGAGAGTGAAGTTATCCGGTGCAGAGACTAAGCTGGAATATATTATTCAAAGCGTTCTCCATCAACAGGTAATTGCAAAGGGGAATCCACTCATGCTTGTGACGTTCCGAAGAGAACTGCAGCATATTGAAAAAGAACTGGAACGGCTGACATCTATTGACGAGATGGATTCTGAACTTTTGACACCGATCAGGAGTATGTTAGAAATATTAGAGGGTTTTCGTAAAAATAGTACAGGGGAAAAGAACAATGAGCGTTAA
- a CDS encoding site-specific integrase has product MSVHKNKVTGKWDAYSYYYDYTGKRKQKHKSGFEKKRDAQEWERQFDLKKDRNLDMSFGVFVEMYMANEEKRVKKSTFLTKQHIVEKKILPYFKDRKLKEITAVDVIEWQNEMISCKNGKGKGHSQDYLRTIHAQLSAIFNHAVNLYGLSANPARQAGTMGKQFGKEMKFWTKEEFQRFIEAVANKPRSYYAFEMLYWCGIREGELLALTREDFDFVKQTVRINKTFQKLEGKDHIGTPKTQKSNRTIFMPDFLAEEMEMYIDSLYGYRPTDRIFQISKSFLHHEMDRGAKAAGVPEIRIHDLRHSHVSLLINMGYSALAIGERLGHESIKVTYRYAHLFPTVQTEMAKKLGAEREEILDVPKEER; this is encoded by the coding sequence ATGTCGGTTCATAAAAATAAAGTGACGGGTAAGTGGGATGCATATAGCTATTACTACGATTACACCGGGAAACGAAAACAGAAGCACAAAAGCGGTTTTGAGAAGAAGAGAGATGCACAGGAATGGGAACGGCAGTTTGATCTAAAGAAAGACCGTAATCTGGATATGAGTTTTGGCGTGTTTGTAGAAATGTATATGGCAAATGAAGAAAAAAGAGTAAAGAAAAGTACATTCCTGACAAAACAGCATATTGTCGAGAAAAAGATTCTCCCTTATTTCAAGGATAGAAAACTCAAAGAGATTACAGCAGTAGACGTTATAGAATGGCAGAATGAAATGATTTCTTGCAAAAATGGAAAAGGGAAAGGTCACTCACAGGATTATCTTCGCACCATTCATGCACAGTTAAGCGCAATCTTTAACCATGCGGTAAACCTTTACGGTCTTTCCGCTAACCCAGCCAGACAGGCGGGAACAATGGGAAAGCAGTTTGGCAAAGAGATGAAATTCTGGACAAAGGAAGAGTTTCAGCGATTTATTGAAGCGGTAGCAAATAAACCGAGGTCATACTATGCGTTTGAAATGCTTTACTGGTGTGGAATAAGAGAGGGGGAATTGCTGGCTCTTACAAGAGAAGATTTCGATTTCGTAAAACAGACGGTACGAATTAATAAGACATTTCAGAAGTTAGAGGGAAAAGACCACATAGGAACACCAAAAACGCAAAAAAGTAACCGAACAATTTTTATGCCGGATTTTCTGGCAGAAGAAATGGAGATGTATATTGACAGTTTGTATGGGTATCGCCCCACAGACAGGATATTCCAGATTAGCAAGAGTTTTCTCCACCATGAGATGGATAGGGGAGCAAAAGCGGCAGGAGTGCCGGAAATCCGCATACACGACTTGCGGCATTCCCACGTTTCGCTGCTGATTAATATGGGATATTCCGCATTGGCAATTGGAGAGAGGTTAGGGCATGAAAGCATAAAGGTCACATACCGCTATGCACATCTTTTCCCAACAGTACAGACAGAGATGGCAAAAAAATTAGGAGCAGAAAGAGAGGAAATATTAGATGTCCCAAAAGAAGAAAGATGA
- a CDS encoding helix-turn-helix domain-containing protein, which translates to MTVGEKIRKFRTEQNLLQKDLAQKCRMSESAIRNYELGNRTPSPKHLEVIASALGVSVFAISEPNLNSELGVMHALFEMEENYNLKVVEENGIYYLQAAPKKSGQASISDLVIEWGEANKKYQAGEITEEEYAKWKNTFPESIALNRRK; encoded by the coding sequence ATGACTGTTGGTGAGAAAATCAGAAAATTCAGAACGGAACAGAATCTACTACAAAAAGATTTGGCGCAAAAATGCCGCATGAGCGAATCCGCCATAAGAAACTATGAATTAGGCAACCGTACCCCCAGCCCGAAACACCTTGAGGTTATTGCTTCTGCTCTTGGGGTGAGTGTTTTCGCTATTTCTGAACCAAATTTAAACAGTGAACTCGGTGTCATGCACGCTTTGTTTGAAATGGAAGAAAACTACAATCTGAAAGTGGTGGAAGAAAACGGAATATATTACTTACAGGCTGCTCCCAAAAAGAGCGGACAAGCCAGCATATCAGACCTTGTTATTGAATGGGGAGAAGCAAATAAGAAGTATCAAGCTGGAGAAATAACTGAGGAAGAGTATGCTAAATGGAAAAATACATTTCCCGAAAGCATCGCTTTAAATAGGCGTAAGTGA
- the guaA gene encoding glutamine-hydrolyzing GMP synthase, with translation MIIVLDFGGQYNQLIARRVRECHVYAEVHPYTISIDKIKEINPKGIIFTGGPNSVYAGDSPRYSREIFDLGIPILGICYGSQLMSYLLDGAVETAPVSEYGKTEVDVDKNSVLFKDVSPRTICWMSHTDYISAAPEGFRVTAHTPVCPVAAMENPERRLYATQFHPEVMHTQEGMKMLSSFVYDVCGCEGTWKMDSFVEDSIKSIRERVGTGKVLCALSGGVDSSVAAVMLSKAIGRQLTCVFVDHGLLRKNEGDEVEAVFGPEGDYDLNFIRVNVQDRFYEKLAGVTEPEKKRKIIGEEFIRVFEEEAKKIGSVDFLVQGTIYPDVIESGLGKSAVIKSHHNVGGLPDYVDFKEIIEPLRLLFKDEVRKAGLELGIPEYLVFRQPFPGPGLGVRIVGEVTAEKVRIVQDADAIYREEVAKAGIDKDLGQYFAGLTNMRSVGVMGDERTYDHAVALRAVMTSDFMTAEAAEIPYKVLFKVTSRIINEVKGVNRVFYDLTSKPPGTIEFE, from the coding sequence ATGATCATCGTCCTGGACTTCGGCGGACAGTACAATCAGCTGATCGCGAGAAGAGTCAGAGAATGTCACGTGTATGCGGAAGTTCATCCGTATACCATAAGTATTGATAAGATAAAAGAGATAAATCCGAAAGGGATCATTTTCACAGGGGGACCCAACAGCGTCTATGCCGGGGATTCGCCGAGATACAGCAGAGAAATCTTTGATCTGGGGATTCCGATTCTTGGGATCTGCTACGGTTCACAGCTGATGTCCTATCTGCTGGACGGTGCGGTCGAGACCGCACCAGTCAGTGAATATGGTAAAACCGAGGTTGATGTAGATAAGAATTCCGTGCTGTTTAAAGACGTTTCTCCGCGGACAATCTGCTGGATGAGTCATACGGATTATATTTCCGCTGCTCCCGAAGGATTCCGGGTGACGGCCCATACGCCCGTCTGTCCGGTGGCTGCGATGGAAAATCCGGAGCGCAGGTTATATGCGACGCAGTTTCACCCGGAAGTCATGCACACGCAGGAAGGCATGAAGATGCTTTCAAGCTTTGTGTATGATGTCTGCGGCTGTGAGGGCACCTGGAAAATGGATTCTTTCGTGGAAGATTCCATCAAAAGCATCCGTGAGAGAGTGGGTACCGGTAAGGTACTGTGCGCGCTGTCCGGAGGCGTTGACTCCTCGGTGGCGGCTGTCATGCTGTCGAAAGCCATCGGCAGACAGCTGACCTGTGTCTTCGTAGACCACGGTCTGCTCCGCAAAAATGAGGGCGACGAGGTGGAAGCTGTCTTCGGACCGGAAGGCGACTATGATCTGAATTTCATTCGCGTCAATGTACAGGACCGCTTCTATGAAAAACTTGCCGGTGTAACCGAACCGGAGAAGAAGCGGAAAATCATCGGCGAAGAGTTTATCCGCGTGTTTGAGGAAGAGGCGAAGAAGATCGGCTCCGTGGATTTTCTGGTGCAGGGCACCATTTATCCGGATGTGATCGAGTCCGGTCTCGGAAAATCGGCGGTCATCAAGAGCCATCACAACGTCGGCGGTCTCCCGGACTATGTGGATTTTAAAGAGATTATCGAGCCGCTGCGCCTGCTTTTTAAGGATGAGGTGCGCAAGGCAGGTTTAGAGCTTGGCATTCCGGAATACCTGGTATTCCGCCAGCCATTCCCGGGCCCCGGACTCGGCGTACGCATCGTGGGTGAAGTCACGGCGGAGAAGGTCAGAATCGTGCAGGATGCCGATGCCATCTATCGCGAGGAAGTGGCGAAGGCAGGCATCGACAAGGATCTGGGACAGTATTTTGCAGGACTCACCAACATGCGCTCGGTCGGCGTCATGGGCGATGAGCGGACGTACGATCACGCGGTGGCGCTGCGCGCCGTTATGACGAGTGACTTTATGACGGCTGAGGCTGCAGAGATTCCTTATAAGGTGTTGTTTAAGGTGACGAGCAGGATTATCAATGAGGTGAAGGGTGTGAATCGGGTATTTTATGATTTGACGAGTAAGCCGCCTGGGACGATTGAGTTTGAGTAG
- a CDS encoding aldehyde dehydrogenase family protein produces the protein MKMIINGKEVDAADGKVIEVTNPATGEVIDTVPAATKEDIDLAVAEAVRAQKTWAKVPVHEKADIMYRFLDMVDAEKEDLAQTLSAETGKPIVEARGEIGNIPIAFRAFSERAKHLYGETIPAGMEAGQEKHVLITKREPIGVIACVIPFNFPCDLFDQKIAPTLLAGNAAIVKPSTDNPLTLCKLTALLVKAGVTDGAIQIVTGRGSTVGGWLCGNPDVHAITLTGSTEVGIETAKTAADHLAHIALELGGNDAFIVLEDGDVDLAAEELIWGRMYNTGQVCCASKRFLIHESLAEAFTEKAVAKIKALRQGMPSDESTQIGCLISEKAAIEVEKQIQLTVRQGGEIVLGGGRKGAFVEPTVIRNVPKTADVATDMEIFGPVVPVITFKTTEEAIDIANSSRFGLCGCVFTENMKKAMYVCNALECGGTVINGASFFRSFEMPFGGYKYSGIGTEGVMSTFDEVTRTKTIVLKNII, from the coding sequence ATGAAAATGATCATTAACGGAAAAGAAGTGGATGCGGCTGACGGTAAGGTGATTGAGGTGACGAATCCGGCAACGGGAGAGGTGATCGACACCGTTCCGGCCGCGACGAAGGAAGATATCGACCTTGCGGTAGCGGAGGCGGTCAGGGCACAGAAGACCTGGGCAAAGGTTCCGGTGCATGAGAAGGCTGACATCATGTACAGATTTCTGGATATGGTTGACGCTGAAAAAGAAGATCTTGCGCAGACACTCTCGGCGGAGACCGGAAAACCCATCGTGGAAGCGCGGGGGGAGATCGGGAATATTCCGATCGCGTTCAGAGCATTTTCCGAACGGGCGAAACATCTCTACGGAGAGACGATCCCCGCCGGCATGGAGGCAGGGCAGGAAAAACATGTACTGATCACGAAGCGCGAGCCGATCGGTGTGATCGCCTGCGTGATCCCGTTCAACTTCCCGTGCGACCTCTTTGACCAGAAGATTGCTCCGACGCTGCTCGCCGGAAATGCGGCGATTGTAAAACCATCCACCGACAATCCGCTGACTTTATGTAAACTTACGGCACTTCTGGTAAAAGCAGGGGTCACGGACGGCGCGATTCAGATCGTGACCGGGCGCGGCTCAACAGTGGGTGGATGGCTGTGCGGTAATCCGGACGTTCATGCGATCACCCTGACAGGCTCCACCGAGGTGGGTATCGAGACGGCGAAGACAGCCGCAGACCATCTGGCGCACATCGCACTGGAACTCGGCGGCAACGATGCATTCATCGTGCTGGAGGACGGAGACGTCGACCTTGCCGCTGAGGAACTGATCTGGGGACGTATGTACAACACGGGACAGGTGTGCTGTGCATCCAAGCGGTTCCTGATCCATGAAAGTCTTGCAGAAGCATTTACAGAGAAGGCAGTCGCAAAGATCAAAGCCTTGAGACAGGGCATGCCTTCCGATGAGAGTACTCAGATCGGCTGCCTCATCAGTGAAAAGGCGGCGATTGAAGTGGAGAAACAGATTCAGCTCACAGTCCGGCAGGGCGGCGAGATCGTACTGGGGGGCGGACGAAAGGGAGCATTTGTTGAGCCCACCGTGATCAGAAATGTGCCGAAGACCGCCGATGTGGCGACCGATATGGAAATCTTCGGACCGGTTGTTCCGGTCATCACATTCAAGACGACGGAGGAGGCGATCGATATCGCGAACAGCTCCAGGTTCGGTCTCTGCGGATGTGTGTTCACCGAAAATATGAAGAAGGCAATGTACGTATGCAACGCACTGGAGTGCGGCGGGACCGTCATCAACGGCGCCAGCTTCTTCCGAAGCTTCGAGATGCCGTTCGGAGGCTACAAATATTCCGGCATCGGCACAGAAGGCGTGATGTCGACGTTCGACGAGGTGACCAGGACTAAGACCATCGTGCTGAAAAATATTATCTAA
- a CDS encoding FIST signal transduction protein — MKATTGSSTNACAKTAGAEAAKKVKNGLEQIKMAFVYASCDYDLDDMLAGIADELPGVPVIGNTSFTGVITPEGFVGGDDGFVGIMGMTDENLCVGVAAVEKTDGPEAAGEKAAALAMERAGKTGAPDYFYMVAPPGEEEFYLKGITNVIGRVPFFGGSAADNTISGNWKLFTDRGVFADGVAVAFFYTAKGMENKFTGAYRETKDIGIITKVDGKRTLAEIDGIPALEKYAAWRGMDAEQLKGGALLAETIVSPLGVKDRLGDLVAIRHPMNGNDDGSMAIGNNLAEGTAIIRMEADVNELIDSTGKTLNELKERMKRPAGAYHLVHCGGRRAGIDGRIDEVARQIKEAAGDVPFIVEFTFGEYGFEADGLNTCGGLMLSFTGFEQ; from the coding sequence ATGAAAGCAACGACGGGTTCAAGTACAAATGCATGTGCAAAAACGGCAGGCGCCGAGGCGGCAAAAAAAGTAAAAAACGGGTTGGAACAAATAAAAATGGCATTCGTATACGCGAGCTGTGATTATGATCTGGACGATATGCTGGCAGGCATCGCCGATGAGCTTCCGGGAGTTCCGGTTATCGGGAACACATCATTCACCGGCGTTATCACCCCGGAGGGGTTTGTCGGCGGCGATGACGGATTTGTCGGGATCATGGGGATGACGGACGAGAATCTGTGTGTCGGAGTGGCGGCGGTCGAAAAAACGGATGGTCCGGAGGCGGCAGGTGAGAAGGCGGCGGCTCTTGCGATGGAGCGGGCAGGAAAGACGGGAGCGCCGGATTATTTTTACATGGTGGCACCTCCGGGAGAGGAGGAGTTCTATCTGAAAGGAATCACGAACGTGATTGGCAGGGTCCCGTTCTTCGGCGGGAGCGCCGCAGACAACACGATCTCCGGCAACTGGAAATTATTTACCGACAGGGGCGTATTTGCAGACGGCGTGGCGGTTGCATTCTTCTATACGGCAAAAGGCATGGAAAATAAATTTACCGGCGCATACCGTGAGACGAAGGACATCGGGATCATCACGAAAGTGGATGGAAAGCGCACACTGGCTGAGATCGACGGGATACCGGCGCTGGAGAAATATGCCGCGTGGAGAGGCATGGATGCGGAACAGCTGAAGGGCGGAGCGCTTCTGGCAGAGACGATCGTCTCACCGCTCGGGGTCAAGGACAGACTCGGTGACCTGGTGGCGATCCGTCATCCGATGAACGGCAATGACGACGGTTCCATGGCGATCGGCAACAACCTGGCAGAGGGCACGGCGATCATTCGTATGGAGGCTGACGTGAATGAACTGATCGACTCCACCGGTAAGACGCTGAATGAACTGAAAGAGCGGATGAAACGGCCGGCAGGCGCTTACCATCTGGTACACTGCGGCGGGCGGCGGGCAGGAATCGACGGACGGATCGATGAGGTTGCCAGACAGATCAAAGAGGCGGCGGGGGATGTGCCGTTTATCGTGGAATTCACTTTTGGTGAATATGGTTTCGAAGCAGATGGTTTAAATACATGCGGCGGCCTGATGCTTTCATTTACAGGATTTGAACAGTAG
- a CDS encoding DUF2284 domain-containing protein, with product MRYCTETAVRRVSKELLLSCYSNSGQVQQSCCACPHYGKVWSCPPGIPDAACYLEPYDEAFLTAVKVIYPQEQRDAAATARQTERIRRETYEKVKRELLLTLLELEKRLPGSKCMGAGRCILCGKCARETGGNCRHPQDRRYSLTAFGFDFGKMLGELMDIRLLWSPDGLPEYDVAVAALFVRTGLV from the coding sequence ATGAGATACTGCACTGAGACTGCCGTTCGGCGAGTTTCCAAAGAACTTCTCCTGTCATGCTACAGCAATTCCGGACAGGTGCAGCAGTCATGCTGCGCCTGCCCGCACTATGGAAAGGTCTGGTCATGCCCTCCGGGGATACCGGATGCGGCGTGTTATCTGGAGCCTTATGATGAGGCCTTTCTGACTGCGGTGAAAGTCATCTATCCGCAGGAGCAAAGAGACGCGGCAGCGACCGCCAGGCAGACTGAACGGATCCGCCGGGAGACTTATGAGAAGGTGAAAAGAGAGCTGCTGCTTACCCTGCTGGAACTGGAGAAAAGGCTGCCCGGCAGCAAATGCATGGGGGCGGGGCGCTGTATCCTATGCGGGAAGTGTGCGAGGGAAACAGGAGGTAACTGTCGTCATCCGCAGGACAGGCGATATTCCTTGACAGCCTTCGGGTTTGATTTCGGAAAAATGCTTGGGGAGTTGATGGACATCCGGCTGTTGTGGAGTCCTGATGGTCTTCCCGAGTATGATGTGGCTGTTGCAGCGTTGTTTGTGAGGACGGGGCTGGTCTGA
- a CDS encoding cupin domain-containing protein, with the protein MNVSEELIREIVMKVLQESSKPAVQEDFVKEKDPSGIIRIQTDTVKCEPFKQEGVALKDVVTLDEAPRMGCGIMELDHTSFEWTLTYDEYDMVIDGILEIEIDGRVVSAGPGEIIYIPKNSHIHFQTPSKARYAYFVYPADWQ; encoded by the coding sequence ATGAATGTCAGTGAAGAGTTAATCCGGGAAATTGTCATGAAGGTTTTGCAGGAGTCCTCAAAACCAGCCGTTCAGGAGGACTTTGTGAAAGAAAAAGATCCGAGCGGCATTATCAGGATTCAGACGGACACCGTCAAATGTGAACCGTTCAAACAGGAAGGCGTGGCGCTGAAAGATGTTGTGACGCTTGACGAGGCGCCCAGAATGGGCTGCGGGATCATGGAACTGGATCACACCAGCTTTGAATGGACATTGACGTATGATGAGTATGACATGGTCATCGACGGCATCCTGGAGATCGAGATTGACGGCAGGGTGGTGTCCGCGGGCCCCGGAGAGATCATCTATATTCCGAAGAACAGCCACATTCATTTTCAGACGCCGTCAAAGGCGAGATATGCTTATTTTGTATATCCGGCAGACTGGCAATAG
- a CDS encoding ethanolamine utilization protein EutH, whose translation MSINSVIIFIMMIFMIVGAIDKIRGNKKGYGEQFDEGFNAMGPLAIAMAGVVAAAPVLAIILKPIIVPIYTLLGADPSMFATTLLACDMGGYPLAMQLAETEAVGNFSGLILGTMMGPTLVFTIPVALSIIKKKDRPFLGAGILAGMITIPIGCIVGGLVMNLTQYKMDFLGILVNLIPVIIIAALIVLGLWFIPDKMISGFNKFGTGVTIVITFFTAVAVFEYQTGIKFPLMNIMVEADADGVIPLESGLLVCGQIAIVLIGAFPMVLWITRTFGKALNAIGKKFGMDENGSAGLVATLANNIAMFNIMDQMNAKGKLLNVAFAVSAAFVFGDHLGFTAGVNSEMIFPVIVGKLVAGITALILANILAPKLLSKVQDSVNKVKDEE comes from the coding sequence ATATCGATCAATTCCGTTATCATTTTTATCATGATGATCTTCATGATCGTAGGAGCGATCGATAAGATACGCGGAAATAAAAAAGGGTATGGCGAGCAGTTCGATGAGGGCTTCAATGCGATGGGACCGCTGGCGATCGCCATGGCAGGTGTTGTTGCGGCAGCTCCGGTCCTCGCAATTATCCTGAAGCCGATCATTGTTCCGATCTATACGCTGCTGGGCGCAGACCCGTCGATGTTCGCGACGACCCTGCTGGCATGTGACATGGGAGGATATCCACTGGCAATGCAGCTCGCAGAGACGGAAGCAGTCGGCAATTTCTCCGGCCTGATTCTGGGAACCATGATGGGCCCGACACTCGTATTTACCATCCCTGTTGCGCTGTCCATCATCAAAAAGAAAGACCGTCCGTTCCTGGGCGCAGGTATTCTGGCAGGTATGATCACCATACCGATCGGCTGTATCGTCGGCGGTCTGGTCATGAATCTGACACAGTACAAAATGGACTTCCTGGGAATCCTTGTCAATCTGATTCCGGTTATCATTATCGCCGCCCTGATCGTGCTTGGGCTGTGGTTCATTCCGGATAAGATGATCAGCGGGTTTAATAAATTCGGTACGGGCGTTACCATTGTCATCACATTTTTCACTGCAGTTGCGGTCTTCGAGTATCAGACAGGAATCAAGTTTCCGCTGATGAACATCATGGTGGAGGCTGATGCTGACGGGGTGATCCCTCTGGAATCCGGTCTTCTGGTCTGCGGACAGATCGCCATCGTATTGATCGGTGCGTTCCCGATGGTACTCTGGATCACACGTACGTTCGGCAAGGCGCTGAACGCGATCGGCAAGAAGTTCGGCATGGATGAAAATGGCTCCGCTGGCCTCGTGGCAACACTTGCTAATAATATTGCAATGTTCAACATCATGGATCAGATGAACGCAAAGGGCAAGCTGTTAAACGTTGCCTTTGCAGTCAGTGCGGCATTTGTATTCGGTGATCATCTGGGCTTTACCGCCGGCGTGAATTCTGAAATGATCTTCCCGGTTATCGTCGGCAAGCTGGTAGCCGGTATCACGGCACTTATACTGGCGAATATCCTGGCACCGAAGCTTTTGTCCAAGGTTCAGGATTCTGTTAACAAGGTGAAGGATGAAGAATAG